A window of Saccharomyces paradoxus chromosome XIII, complete sequence contains these coding sequences:
- the HFA1 gene encoding acetyl-CoA carboxylase HFA1 (Mitochondrial acetyl-coenzyme A carboxylase~similar to YMR207C), with amino-acid sequence MIKKKKSSRAEREDNYTLVKANRTCQTPSHLNITAFTITCIRIAQYKLALYLDSYPIHNITGSLMVCLKGQCPEYRKRIFAHSYRHSSRIRLNLPSRRRYSNYVDRENIHRHTQLPPQFIGLNTVESAQPSILRDFVALHGGHTVISKILIANNGIAAVKEMRSIRKWAYETFNDEKAIQFVVMATPDDLHANSEYVRMADQYVQVPGGTNNNNYANIDLILDVAQQTDVDAVWAGWGHASENPCLPELLASSQRKILFIGPPGRAMRSLGDKISSTIVAQSTKIPCIPWSGSHIDTIHIDNQTKFVSVPDDVYIKGCCSSPEDALEKAKLIGFPVMIKASEGGGGKGIRRVDNEDDFIALYHQAVSETPGSPMFVMKVVTDARHLEVQLLADQYGTNITLFGRDCSIQRRHQKVIEEAPVTITKPETFHRMERAAIRLGELVGYVSAGTVEYLYSPKDDKFYFLELNPRLQVEHPTTEMISGVNLPAAQLQIAMGIPMHRISDIRKLYGLDPTGTSWADFKSLKRPSPRGHCISCRITSEDPKEGFKPSTGKIHELNFRSSSSVWGYFSVGNNSAIHAFSDSQFGHIFAIGNDRQDAKQNMVLALKDFSIRGEFKTPVEYLVELLETRDFGSNNISTGWLDSLILKNLSSDSKLDPTLAVICGAAMKAYVYTEGARNKYLELLRRGQVPPKDLLRTKFPVDFIFDNNRYMFNVAQSSAEQFILSINKSKCEANVQKLSSDCLLISVDGKCHTVYWKDVIGGTRLSIDSNTIFLEAELNPTQMISPTPGKLMKYLVGSGDYISAGQQYAEIEIMKMQMPLVAKTDGIIELLRQPGSIIEAGDVIAKLTLDAPSKANESSLYRGELPALGPPIIEGSQPIHKLKVLISRLENVLNGYNENFGIETTLKELIKILRDGRLPYSEWKSQISAVRNRLPRQLNGELENLIKKSVFFPAKELHNLMTRYVEENSDDHVMYVALQPLLEISERYNSGLANHECEVFLKLIKKYHAVEKIFENHDVDEERNLLDLRRKDLKNLNDILCINLSHANVVGKNKLIIAILHIYEPLYQDSSEMSLKFKDVVHDLATLESKWTKEVSVKARSLLLKRIFPPTKKRKEHIEALLRTYTDDTGAENTYDRNIYLCVKNFDNLIHSNLVQLQDLFFFFGHQNTLFSSMASEIYVKYAYGHYQLKSMRIHKKAPNILMSWQFSLSRYTLLNPNSDKNEFNKSSKHSSTSGETLSNNFVFLVNMSEFGSLEKTLDEVYEKVHISDENFANGESSLIVNVLSPIRYRDEDDLIKSLKIKLHENEKRLTNLKLNRITFAFTEGNMPFVKFYSFDGTTYDEISQIRNLDPSYEAPLELGKMSNYKIRSLPTYDSNVRIFEGISKFTPLDKRFFIRKVINSFTDNDQKTARGNLKTEINAQVTYMLEHLEAFDTSNSDLNHIFLNFNAVLNMPVHGLEEIVRTVLKTHEIRLFQERITDIEIRISIEHPETRKPTPLRLLISNRSGYVISIETYYETVGKDGSLILEPYSRQGHYGQKRISLPYTVKDWLQPKRYKAQFMGTTYVYDFPDLFRQAAVQQWRRYFPKHKLNDGFFSWVELIEQNGHLIKVNREPGHNNIGMVAFEIMVQTPEYPEGRNMIVISNDITYNIGSFGPKEDLFFDKVTNYAREKGIPRIYLAANSGAKLGIAEELIPLFRVAWNDPSDPTKGFQYLYLAPKDMQLLKDYGKGNSVVVEQKMVYGEERYIIKAIVGFEEGLGVECLQGSGLIAGATSKAYRDIFTITAVTCRSVGIGSYLVRLGQRTIQVEDKPIILTGASAINKVLGTDIYTSNLQIGGTQIMYKNGIAHLTASDDMKAIEKVMTWLSYVPAKRDMSPPLLETMDRWDRDVEFKPAKQVPYEARWLIEGKLDSNSGFQSGLFDKGSFFETLSGWAKGVIVGRARLGGIPVGVIAVETKTIEEIIPADPANLNSSEFSVKEAGQVWYPNSAFKTAQTINDFNYGEQLPLIILANWRGFSGGQRDMYNEVLKYGSFIVDALVDYKQPILIYIPPFGELRGGSWVVIDPTINPEQMEMYADVESRGGVLEPDGVVSIKYRKEKMIETMIRLDSTYRHLRRTLTEKKLSLEKQNDLTKRLKIRERQLMPIYNQISIQFADLHDRSTRMLVKGVIRKELEWKKSRRFLYWRLRRRLNEGQVVKRLQKKICDNKARIKYNDLLRMVQSWYNDLNVNDDRAVAEFIEINSKKIDKNIEEFETSLFIDELKRKFEDRRGNIVLEELTRLVDSKRKR; translated from the coding sequence atgataaagaagaagaagtcaTCTAGAGCAGAAAGGGAAGACAATTACACTCTGGTCAAAGCTAACAGGACCTGCCAGACACCTTCCCATTTGAACATCACCGCATTCACAATTACTTGCATTCGAATAGCACAGTACAAGCTCGCGTTATATTTGGATTCTTATCCAATCCACAATATAACGGGTAGCCTCATGGTATGTTTGAAAGGACAGTGCCCTGAATACAGAAAACGCATTTTTGCCCATTCATATAGGCATTCATCCCGAATACGTTTAAATTTGCCATCTAGAAGGAGGTATTCCAATTATGTGGATCgagaaaatattcataGACATACCCAATTACCGCCTCAGTTCATAGGGCTAAACACTGTGGAAAGTGCTCAACCTTCAATATTACGAGATTTTGTTGCGTTACATGGTGGGCATACAGttatttcaaagattttaaTAGCAAACAATGGGATTGCTGCGgtaaaagaaatgagaTCTATAAGGAAATGGGCCTACGAGACGTtcaatgatgaaaaggCCATTCAATTCGTGGTAATGGCCACACCAGATGATCTACACGCAAATTCAGAGTATGTTAGAATGGCGGACCAATATGTACAGGTTCCAGGAGGCACgaacaataataattacGCCAACATTGATTTAATATTGGACGTAGCACAGCAAACAGATGTGGATGCGGTCTGGGCCGGGTGGGGTCATGCCTCCGAAAATCCATGTCTTCCTGAGCTACTAGCTAGTtcacaaaggaaaatacTGTTCATTGGTCCTCCTGGACGGGCCATGAGATCTTTGGGTGATAAGATTTCTTCTACTATTGTAGCACAAAGCACTAAAATCCCGTGCATTCCTTGGTCTGGTTCACACATAGACACTATTCATATCGATAACCAAACGAAGTTTGTATCTGTTCCGGATGacgtatatataaaggGATGTTGTTCCTCACCTGAAGACGCTCTAGAGAAGGCTAAATTAATAGGATTTCCTGTAATGATTAAGGCATCTGAAGGTGGTGGAGGAAAAGGTATTAGGCGAGTGGACAATGAGGACGATTTTATCGCATTATATCACCAAGCAGTGAGCGAAACTCCAGGATCGCCAATGTTTGTTATGAAAGTTGTCACAGATGCCCGTCACTTAGAGGTACAGTTATTAGCTGACCAATATGGCACTAACATTACATTGTTCGGGAGAGACTGTTCTATACAAAGGCGGCACCAAAAAGTAATAGAAGAGGCACCAGTGACCATAACAAAGCCTGAAACATTTCATAGGATGGAACGCGCAGCAATTCGTCTAGGTGAATTGGTAGGTTATGTTTCTGCGGGCACCGTTGAGTATTTATATTCACCAAAAGATGATaaattttactttttagAATTGAATCCAAGATTACAAGTAGAGCATCCAACCACAGAAATGATATCTGGTGTAAACCTTCCTGCTGCTCAACTGCAAATCGCTATGGGCATTCCAATGCATAGAATAAGTGATATCAGAAAACTTTATGGTTTAGATCCAACGGGAACCTCGTGGGCTGATTTTAAAAGCTTAAAGAGACCCTCACCAAGGGGTCATTGCATTTCATGCAGGATCACTTCAGAAGACCCTAAAGAAGGCTTCAAACCATCGACTGGGAAAATCCATGAGCTTAATTTTCGTTCATCTTCCAGCGTTTGGGGTTATTTCTCGGTGGGAAATAATAGTGCCATTCATGCATTTTCAGATTCCCAATTCGGCCATATTTTTGCAATAGGAAACGATAGACAAGATGCAAAGCAAAACATGGTTTTAGCtttaaaagatttttccATCCGAGGAGAATTTAAAACACCTGTAGAATACCTGGTAGAGTTATTAGAGACCAGGGACTTCGGGAGTAATAATATATCCACTGGTTGGCTGGAtagtttgattttgaaaaatttatcttCCGATTCCAAACTAGATCCTACGCTCGCTGTTATTTGTGGTGCAGCAATGAAAGCGTACGTTTACACAGAAGGAGCAAGGAACAAGTATTTGGAATTATTGCGGAGAGGCCAAGTTCCACCTAAAGATTTACTGAGAACAAAATTTCCCGTTGACTTCATTTTCGATAATAATAGATATATGTTCAACGTTGCGCAATCCTCCGCAGAGCAATTTATCCTCTCTATTAATAAATCTAAATGTGAGGCTAATGTCCAAAAGTTGTCCAGTGATTGTCTATTGATCTCTGTTGATGGTAAATGTCACACAGTTTATTGGAAGGACGTTATCGGAGGTACAAGGCTTTCTATAGACTCCAATACTATATTCTTGGAGGCTGAACTCAATCCCACTCAAATGATCTCTCCAACCCCAggaaaattgatgaaatatTTGGTTGGAAGTGGTGATTACATTTCTGCCGGACAACAGTATGCAGAAAtagaaataatgaaaatgcaGATGCCACTGGTAGCAAAAACTGATGGTATAATTGAGTTGTTAAGACAGCCTGGCTCCATAATTGAGGCTGGTGATGTTATAGCAAAACTGACTTTGGATGCACCATCTAAAGCTAACGAATCGTCTTTATACCGCGGAGAATTACCTGCTTTAGGTCCACCAATAATAGAAGGTAGCCAACCGATTCATAAGCTCAAAGTCTTAATAAGTAGGTTGGAAAATGTCCTCAATGGATATAATGAAAACTTTGGAATAGAAACAACTTTAAAGGaattgataaaaattttgagagATGGTAGACTTCCTTATTCAGAATGGAAATCCCAAATTTCGGCGGTGCGCAATAGATTACCAAGGCAGTTGAACGGAGAGCTCGAAAACCTAATCAAGAAATCAGTTTTCTTTCCTGCAAAGGAACTGCACAACTTAATGACGCGCTAcgtggaagaaaattcgGATGACCATGTAATGTATGTTGCCTTACAGCCACTTCTTGAAATTAGTGAAAGGTACAATAGCGGTTTGGCTAACCACGAATGTgaagtttttttaaagTTAATCAAAAAGTATCATGCTGTTGagaagatttttgaaaatcatgacgtggatgaagaaagaaatttacTAGATTTGCGAAGGAAAGATTTAAAAAACCTAAATGACATTTTGTGCATAAATTTATCGCATGCTAATGTAGTGGGAAAGAATAAGTTAATAATCGCAATTTTGCACATATACGAGCCATTGTACCAGGATTCCTCTGAGATGTCTTTAAAATTTAAGGATGTTGTACATGATTTGGCAACCTTAGAATCCAAGTGGACAAAAGAGGTTTCTGTAAAGGCAAGATCATTGTTACTCAAGAGGATTTTCCCTCCTacgaaaaaaagaaaagagcaTATTGAAGCTCTTCTGCGAACGTACACAGATGATACTGGTGCCGAAAACACCTACGACAGAAACATATATTTGTGCGTGaagaattttgataatttaaTACATTCAAATCTAGTGCAACTACAggatttgttctttttttttggccaTCAAAATACGCTCTTTTCCAGTATGGCATCAGAAATTTATGTAAAGTATGCCTATGGCCActatcaattgaaaagtATGAGGATTCACAAGAAGGCGCCTAATATACTAATGTCATGGCAATTCAGTTTATCAAGATATACTTTGCTCAACCCCAATAGTGACAAAAACGAGTTTAACAAATCTTCTAAACATTCTTCAACATCAGGTGAGACCTTATCAAATAACTTTGTCTTTCTTGTCAACATGAGTGAGTTTGGATCCCTGGAAAAGACATTAGACGAGGTATACGAGAAAGTTCATATCTCCGACGAAAATTTTGCTAATGGAGAGAGCTCTCTTATTGTAAATGTTTTATCTCCTATTCGTTATagagatgaagatgatttaATTAAAAGTCTGAAAATCAAACTGCATGAAAATGAGAAGCGTTTGACCAACCTCAAACTTAATCGTATCACATTCGCATTTACGGAAGGGAATATGCCCTTTGTCAAATTCTACTCGTTTGATGGGACAACGTATGATgaaatttctcaaataaGAAACTTGGATCCATCTTACGAAGCGCCATTAGAGTTAGGGAAAATGTCGAACTATAAAATCAGGTCACTGCCTACATACGATAGTAATGTACGCATATTCGAGGGTATCAGCAAATTCACGCCGCTAGATAAAAGGTTCTTTATCAGAAAAGTCATAAACTCCTTCACGGATAACGATCAGAAAACAGCCAGGGGAAACCTGAAAACAGAAATTAATGCTCAGGTGACTTATATGTTGGAACATTTGGAAGCATTTGATACCTCAAATTCGGACTTgaatcatatttttttaaatttcaATGCAGTCCTTAACATGCCGGTCCATGGTCTCGAAGAAATTGTAAGAACAGTTTTAAAAACTCACGAGATTAGATTgtttcaagaaagaatcACAGATATAGAAATTCGTATTTCTATTGAGCACCCGGAAACAAGGAAGCCGACCCCGCTTAGATTGCTTATTTCCAATAGATCAGGATATGTGATAAGTATTGAAACGTATTATGAAACGGTAGGGAAGGATGGGAGCCTGATATTGGAGCCGTATAGTAGGCAGGGCCATTATGGTCAGAAACGTATCTCTCTGCCGTACACGGTCAAGGATTGGTTGCAACCTAAAAGATATAAAGCTCAATTTATGGGTACAACATACGTGTACGACTTTCCAGATTTGTTCCGTCAAGCTGCAGTCCAGCAGTGGAGAAGgtattttccaaaacatAAGCTAAATGACGGGTTTTTTAGTTGGGTTGAATTGATAGAACAAAACGGCCATTTAATCAAGGTAAACAGGGAGCCCGGTCATAATAATATAGGGATGGTTGCTTTTGAGATCATGGTTCAGACACCTGAATATCCGGAAGGGCGTAACATGATTGTGATTTCTAATGATATTACCTACAATATTGGATCTTTTGGACCGAAAGAAGATCTGTTTTTTGACAAGGTTACAAATTATGCGAGAGAGAAGGGGATTCCGAGAATTTATTTAGCAGCTAATTCAGGAGCTAAGCTCGGTATAGCCGAAGAGTTGATTCCGCTATTCCGTGTAGCATGGAATGACCCATCTGATCCGACAAAGGGTTTCCAGTACTTATATTTAGCTCCAAAAGACATGCAGCTCTTAAAAGATTATGGGAAAGGAAATTCGGTTGTTGTTGAACAGAAGATGGTATACGGTGAAGAGAGATATATTATTAAGGCAATAGTCGGATTCGAAGAGGGCTTAGGTGTTGAATGTTTGCAGGGCTCGGGTTTAATTGCTGGTGCCACTTCGAAAGCATATAGAGACATTTTTACTATTACTGCGGTCACTTGTAGATCTGTTGGTATAGGCTCTTATCTGGTTAGACTAGGACAACGTACTATTCAGGTGGAGGATAAGCCTATCATATTAACGGGTGCATCAGCGATTAATAAAGTTTTGGGTACAGATATCTATACATCCAACCTACAAATAGGCGGCACCCAAATCATGTACAAGAACGGAATAGCACATTTAACAGCCAGTGATGATATGAAAGCCATCGAAAAAGTAATGACATGGTTATCATATGTCCCTGCGAAGAGAGACATGAGTCCTCCACTACTCGAAACTATGGACAGGTGGGATAGGGATGTGGAATTCAAGCCCGCCAAGCAAGTACCATATGAGGCAAGGTGGTTGATAGAGGGTAAATTGGACTCGAATAGCGGCTTTCAATCCGGCCTATTTGATAAGGGTTCGTTTTTTGAGACACTATCTGGATGGGCCAAAGGTGTAATAGTTGGAAGAGCACGTCTTGGAGGTATCCCTGTGGGTGTTATTGCGGTGGAAACTAAAACTATCGAAGAAATAATCCCCGCTGATCCAGCTAACCTGAATTCTTCAGAGTTTTCAGTTAAAGAAGCAGGACAGGTTTGGTATCCAAATTCCGCGTTCAAAACAGCACAAACTATAAATGATTTTAACTACGGTGAGCAATTACCGCTGATTATCTTAGCCAACTGGAGGGGATTTTCTGGCGGTCAAAGGGATATGTACAATGAAGTGCTAAAGTATGGGTCCTTTATTGTTGACGCTCTGGTTGACTACAAGCAACCCATACTAATATACATTCCGCCTTTTGGTGAGTTAAGGGGTGGATCATGGGTTGTTATAGATCCAACCATTAATCCTGAACAAATGGAAATGTATGCTGATGTTGAATCTAGAGGAGGTGTGTTAGAACCTGATGGAGTAGTTAGCATAAAGTATCGTAAGGAGAAAATGATAGAGACGATGATTCGATTAGATTCCACATACAGACATTTGAGAAGAACGTtgacagaaaaaaagttatctttggaaaaacaaaatgatCTTACGAAGAGattaaaaataagagaGAGGCAGTTGATGCCAATTTATAACCAAATCAGCATACAGTTTGCAGATTTGCATGATAGATCTACTAGGATGCTGGTTAAAGGGGTCATCCGAAAGGAATTAGAATGGAAAAAGTCACGCAGGTTTTTATATTGGAGGCTGAGGAGAAGGTTGAATGAGGGCCAGGTGGTCAAAAgactacaaaaaaaaatatgtgATAATAAAGCAAGAATAAAGTACAACGACTTGTTGAGAATGGTTCAGTCATGGTATAATGATCTGAATGTAAATGATGACAGAGCGGTAGCGGAGTTCATAGAAATAAAttcgaaaaaaattgacaaGAACATTGAAGAGTTTGAAACATCGCTGTTTATCGATGAGCTTAAGAGGAAATTTGAAGATAGAAGGGGAAACATTGTCCTTGAAGAGTTAACTAGGTTGGTGGACAGTAAGCGAAAGAGATGA
- the ERG12 gene encoding mevalonate kinase (Mevalonate kinase~similar to YMR208W) → MSLPFLTSAPGKVIIFGEHSAVYSKPAVAASVSALRTYLLISESSKPDTIELDFPDISFNHKWSINDFDTITKDQVNSQKLAKAQQATDGLSQELVSLLEPLLAQLSESFHYHAAFCFLYMFVCLCPHAKNIKFSLKSTLPIGAGLGSSASISVSLALAMAYLGGLVGSNELQKLSESDKHIVNQWAFIGEKCIHGTPSGIDNAVATYGNALLFEKDSHKGTINTNNFKFLDDFPAIPMILTYTRIPRSTKDLVANVRVLVTEKFPEVMKSILDAMGECALQGLEIMTKLSKCTGTDDEAVETNNELYEQLLELIRINHGLLVSIGVSHPGLELIKNLTDDLRIGSTKLTGAGGGGCSLTLLRRDINQEQIDSFKKKLQDDFSYETFETDLGGTGCCLLCAKDLNKDPKTKALVFQLFENKATTKQQIDDLLLPGSTKLPWTS, encoded by the coding sequence ATGTCATTACCGTTCCTTACCTCTGCGCCGGGAAaggttattatttttggcGAACATTCTGCTGTGTACAGCAAGCCTGCCGTGGCTGCCAGTGTGTCTGCATTGAGAACCTACTTGCTAATAAGTGAATCTTCCAAACCAGACACTATTGAATTGGACTTCCCAGATATTAGCTTTAATCACAAATGGTCCATAAACGATTTCGATACCATCACCAAGGATCAAGTAAACTCCCAAAAATTGGCTAAGGCTCAACAAGCCACCGATGGCTTATCTCAAGAACTCGTTAGTCTTTTAGAGCCGCTGTTAGCTCAACTGTCCGAATCTTTTCATTACCATGCAGCGTTCTGTTTCCTGTACAtgtttgtttgtttatGTCCACATGCCAAGAATATTAAGTTCTCTTTAAAATCTACTTTACCCATTGGCGCTGGGTTGGGCTCAAGCGCCTCCATTTCAGTGTCACTAGCCTTGGCTATGGCCTATCTGGGAGGATTAGTAGGATCTAATGAATTGCAAAAGTTGTCGGAAAGCGATAAGCATATAGTGAATCAATGGGCCTTCATAGGTGAAAAGTGTATTCACGGTACTCCTTCAGGAATAGATAACGCTGTGGCCACTTATGGTAATGCTTtgttatttgaaaaagactCCCACAAGGGAACCATTAACACaaacaatttcaaattcctAGACGATTTCCCGGCCATTCCAATGATCTTGACTTATACTAGAATCCCAAGGTCCACTAAAGATCTAGTGGCAAACGTTCGTGTGTTGGTCACCGAGAAATTTCCTGAAGTCATGAAATCGATTTTAGATGCTATGGGTGAATGTGCTTTACAAGGGTTGGAGATCATGACCAAATTAAGTAAATGCACAGGTACAGATGACGAAGCTGTAGAAACCAATAATGAATTGTATGAACAATTACTAGAATTGATAAGAATAAATCATGGGCTGCTTGTCTCTATCGGCGTTTCTCATCCTGGATTAGAGCTCATTAAAAATCTGACCGATGATTTAAGAATTGGCTCCACAAAACTTACCGGTGCTGGTGGAGGTGGTTGCTCTTTAACCTTGTTACGCAGGGATATCAATCAAGAGCAAATCGatagtttcaaaaaaaaactacaaGACGATTTTAGTTACGAGACATTTGAAACAGACTTGGGTGGTACTGGCTGCTGTCTGCTATGCGCAAAAGATTTAAATAAAGATCCTAAAACCAAGGCCCTTGTATTCCAACTATTCGAGAATAAAGCTACCACGAAGCAACAAATTGACGATTTATTATTGCCAGGAAGCACAAAATTACCATGGACTTCATAA
- a CDS encoding uncharacterized protein (S-adenosylmethionine-dependent methyltransferase~similar to YMR209C), protein MVGSLASNIILALVVVLMTLLRQNKLFQEWFLSHLEKLFSKKSKLTQKVNVLSPSLKLVGYKTSVTAHQSNLCKINHGIPTLPDLTQNLIRLHEYRARGEGYNSLLFRRARQLDGTAGDQLQELGYFTKLMKNNESIRENAGVIDKIIEFTLMKLMHSNEHNKEIMEEIEKICAEHGYKIEDGHLTQLNSDSVFPIVLSRGSQNAVHEALAHLCRDFSSYYSKERDPLQKFIINRIRHHVVRPGAMKEKILIVTPGAGVGGLPHALASTFPNIQVDSVELSALMYVCNLFALEYKHDVKIRPFVQQYSGQTVLNNQLRSLWADLSKFNSCDNLDPLWGDFTRYSPDAKDYDKIIICSAYFIDTAENVFEYLASIEALKEYCKELHWINVGPLKYGTKPLVQFTGDELGRLRKIRGWKDLVETYEVDSSKGLNGYLTDYESMYQGYYGLLKFHSVFERSN, encoded by the coding sequence ATGGTCGGCTCACTGGCATCCAATATAATTTTAGCCCTTGTGGTAGTTCTGATGACACTGCTAAGGCAAAATAAGTTGTTCCAGGAGTGGTTTTTATCACATCTTGAAAAGCtattctcaaaaaaatcgaaattGACCCAGAAAGTTAACGTTTTATCACCCTCCCTGAAATTAGTTGGTTATAAGACATCAGTAACTGCCCATCAATCGAATTTGTGTAAAATTAATCATGGAATTCCCACGCTTCCTGATTTAACGCAGAACTTAATCCGTTTACATGAGTATCGAGCAAGAGGAGAAGGCTATAATAGCCTTTTGTTTCGGAGAGCAAGACAATTAGACGGAACTGCAGGAGACCAGTTGCAAGAATTGGGTTACTTCACCaagttaatgaaaaataatgagaGTATCCGAGAAAACGCAGGAGTAATTGACAAGATAATCGAGTTTactttgatgaaattgatgcATTCCAACGAACACAACAAAGAAATCATGGAAGagatagaaaaaatatgcGCAGAACATGGCTATAAAATCGAGGATGGCCATCTTACTCAATTGAATTCGGACTCCGTATTTCCAATAGTATTGTCCCGAGGCAGTCAAAATGCTGTCCATGAAGCATTAGCACATTTATGTCGTGATTTTAGCTCTTACTATAGCAAGGAAAGAGATCCTTTACAGAAATTTATCATTAATAGGATCCGGCATCATGTGGTTAGACCCGGGGCCATGAAGGAGAAAATTCTTATCGTGACCCCTGGGGCTGGTGTGGGTGGCCTTCCTCATGCTCTTGCTAGCACTTTTCCCAACATTCAGGTAGATTCTGTTGAATTATCAGCCTTAATGTACGTATGTAATCTGTTTGCCCTCGAATATAAGCATGATGTTAAAATACGTCCTTTTGTACAACAATATTCAGGCCAAACGGTGCTTAATAACCAGTTGAGAAGTTTATGGGCAGATTTGAGCAAATTTAACAGCTGCGATAATTTGGATCCACTATGGGGGGACTTTACACGATATTCTCCCGATGCCAAAGATTATGATAAAATTATCATCTGTAGCGCATATTTTATAGATACCGCAGAAAATGTTTTCGAGTATTTGGCCAGTATTGAAGCGTTAAAAGAATACTGTAAGGAACTGCATTGGATCAACGTAGGTCCATTAAAATACGGTACCAAACCTTTGGTCCAATTTACAGGAGATGAATTGGGCCGACTGCGTAAAATTCGTGGGTGGAAGGACCTTGTGGAGACATATGAAGTTGATAGTTCAAAAGGACTGAATGGTTATTTAACTGATTATGAGTCTATGTACCAAGGATACTATGGCCTGCTTAAATTCCATTCTGTTTTTGAGAGGTCAAATTAA